One Archangium violaceum genomic window, CTCGGAGGCCCCCCGGAAGTAGGTGAGTGGCCGGTTTTCCTCTCGTATGGCCTGGGGCTACGCATGCTCCCCAGGTCGTCTGGGTCGTGTTGGTTGGGTCGATCTGGCTGTGGCGTAGCGGTTCTTCGCGCGCTTCTTCCCGAGCACCTGTTTCCCAGGGGCGGCGCCTCGCCTCGTCTTGGTGGGTGCTGGGGCTTCGCCGGGCTGCTCGAACCGGTGGCCCTTCACGCCCCTTTGTTGGCAGGTGCTGCCCGGCCGCATGGGCACAGGGAGTCGCTCCGCTGGAGCAGGAGGCTCGCCAGCATGCGAGTCCTCGCCGCTCACTTAAGGGGCGCTCACGCTGTGGCCGACGGGCAGAGGGGGCGGTCCCCACCCTCCAACCTGCCAGCCGCTACGTCACTGCTTGCTACCGCGGTGCTGAGAGGCCTTGAGGAGGAGCCCCAGGATTCCCAGGAGCCACAACATCGAGGGCCCTGCTGAAGCCGACGAGCAACCCAGGCCTCCACCTTCGGCACGGATGTCATTGCCCAGGTAGATGCTCCAGCTGTAGCTGGTCTCCCGCCTGTTGCCAGCCTGGTCCACCGCATAGACGTTGAGCGTATGCGGCCCTTCCAGGAGATCGGTGAACGTCACCTGCGTGCCGCAGTTCTGAGGCTCCTCCTCGATATCCAGCTTGCACTGGAAGGTCACCCCCTCCTCGTTCGCGGTGATGTTGAACTCCGCGGAGCGATTCGAGGTGTTCTTGTCTGGCCCGGTGATGTTCACGACGGGGGGAACGTTGTCCAAGATGAAGCGAATGGCCGTCGACCTTGATGTCGTGTCCGTATTCCCGGCCCGGTCCGTGGCCTTCGCCTTGATGACGTGTAGACCATCCGCGGGCTTCTTATCGGACGCGATGACGAGGTTCCATTTCCCCTCTCCATCGGCGGTCGTCGTCCCGATGAGCGTCCCCTCCACATCATCATTCTCCGGGTCGAGGTAGAAGGAGATCGTGCTGTATGCGTCCTCGATGGCCGTCGTACCCGACAAGGTCAAGTCCTTGTAGCGTCCCCCCTCCTGGGGCAACTGTACGATGGGCGCGGCCGGTGCCAGTCTATCCACCGTCCAGGAGCGCTCCACTGCCTTTTCCTCGACGTTGCCCGCCTTGTCGATCGCCTTGATTTTGAGCGTGTAGGGCTTGTCTCCCCCTGCCTTGGGGAAGTTGATCACGATGTAGCTGTTGGTCGTTGTGGACGATGCACCATTGAGCTCGTAATCGTAACGCTCCACCCCCTTGGGTTCGTTCGGCGTGACGAGATTCACTTGCAGGTAATCGGCGGATACCCAATCGAGCTGGGGTGTCGTGATGAGGGTGAGGGGGGATTGTTTATCCACGAACCAGCTGTACGTGACTCTCGCGCTCTCGGGGGTCTCGACGCCCAGGTCCCTCGAGTAGGCCTTCACGCTGAAGACATGGTCACCTTCCGCGAGCTCTGGGGCGCTATAGCTCTTGATGCAAATGGGCCGCTCGGGCGTGGCGGGAGCCACATCCTTGATGAGTTCGGCGTCGGTGCAGCAAGGCTCGGTCCAGTCTGTCTGGCCCTCCCTCTTGCACCCAATCTGCATGTTGTCCTTGTCTGCCTGGATCACGAACGCCACGGAGTCCTTGCTCGTGCCGCCACCGTTCTCGACGGGAAGCATCTCCTTGCCCAGGACTGCCGTATCCCAGTTCAAGATCTTGGCGAGAGGCTGATTGTCATCCACCTTCCATGTGTAAGTAGGGGCAGCCATGTCGGCGGGAATAGGGGCGGAGACCGTCGTGAAGGTTTCATTCCCTGCCAGATCCTTTGCCCAGACCTGGATGGTGTACTCCCCCGCTCTGGCGACCGTATGGAAGAGCGGATTGGAGCAATCATCGAGCGATGTGGTCGGCCCGGACGTCTCCTTGATTGTGCACCGATACTTCTGCACAGACTCCGAAGGCTTGAAGCCGAAGACCGCGTCCTTGGAAGCGGTAATGCCGTCCGGCAGTTTGGTGAAACTGACTTTCGGCGGTACCAGGTCCAGATCGAAGAAGATCGTCTCCGGATCTCCGAGGTTGCTGGCCGCGTCCTCGGCGCGTGCCTCCACCGCATAGCTGCCACTCACCAATCCGGTCCAACTCTTGTTCCAGGTACCTGACACGTCGGTCAGGACGGAGTCACTCACAGGCATCGCTGGGTTCTTCGGGATCAGCTTCAAATGCACCCTGGTTCCACTCGAATTGCCACTGATGCTGAGGGTGCCATTTGGCACCAGCTCGCCTGAAACAACGGCGTCATTCACATTCGTCAACAAGGCTCGTCCAATGAGCATGCCGTTGACGGCCGGCGTCGTCGTTGTGCCGGACGGCGTCGTCGTAACGAAGACGATGGAGTCTGGCTTCGGCGGCGCAGTCGCATCCAGTTGGAAGCAGTAGGTGGCGGTGGGGCTCTCGTTTCCAGCCTCGTCCGTCAGCTTCACGGTCAGGGTGTAGTAGCCGTCGAGCAGGGAGTCGCTCGTGGGCGAGGCGCTCCAGTTTCCCGTACCCGACGTGCCATTCACCACGGTCGGTGGCACGTCATAGGCGGGAGCCAGGGTCATATTCACGGTGCCTCGGACTTCACCCGTTCCCTGGATCAACGGCTGTTTGTTCGTGACGAAGCGCGTGGGCGATACAGCACAGCTGGTGTAGGGGGCCACCCCGGCCACCGCGGAGACGGTGGGGGCTGCTGGCTTCTGCGTATCCAGCGTGAAGTTCAGCGTCATCGTTTTCTTGTTTTTTGCCGCGTCCTCCGCCGTTACTTCCAACGTGTACGCGGTGGGAGCCGTGTCCGCCGGCATCGCGAGGCTCACGTTCCAGTTGTCCGAACTGACGGTGGCCGTGGTCGCCGGGGTCGAGCTCGGTCTGAGCTGCTTCACCGTCACGGTGCTTCCGGAATCCACCTTTCCGCCGATGGAGAGGTTCGAGGAGGCCAGGTCGGGTCCTCCGATGAGCATGCCCTCACGGGGTTCTCTCGTCTTGGCTCCCACGCTCGTGATCGTCAGCACCGAGGGGGCCGTCACGTCCACGCTGAAGGTCTTGGGCGTGCCGGACCGTTCATTGTTGGCCTGGTCGTAGGCCTTCACGTCGATGCTATAAGTCGCGGCGTCTGTCAGCGGGGCGGATGGAACGACCTTCCAGGTTCCCGAACTCGAGGTCGTCTCGAGGGTTTGAGGCGACTCCGAGCCCGCGCCCGTCCGGGTCAGCGTCACGACCACCCGGTTTCCGCTATCCGCCGTTCCTTGCAATACCGGCCGGAGCGAATTGACGGGCACGGAGCCTCCCGCCGTGACATCTCCTACTGTCTGTACCACAGGGACACCCGGTCGCCGGGTGTCCAGACGGAATGTCAGCGTGGTTGACGATGGGCTGGAGTTGTATGCCTTGTCTTTCGCTGTCATCGAGAGCGTGTATTCGGTCGTGTCCACGTCAGGGGGCTGAGTGATGCTCACCTTCCACTTGCCCAAGGCATCCACGACGCCCGACTCCGTAGCGGAGAAATCCGGACGGGTCTGCACCACCGTCACGGTGCTTCCCGGCTCCGCTCTTCCGCTGATGGAGAGCTTGTCGCTGGCATCCAGGTCAGGCCTGCCGATGAGCATGTTCTCGTCTGCTGCTCTTTGGGCGAGCAGATCCACGACCGGATTCGCGGGGGGCGTTCCATCCACGACGAAGGAGCGGGGTGGGCTCTTCGGGCTCTGGACTCCCTGATGGGCGAAGGCCGCCGAGACCTGGTACTCACCATCGACGAGGTTCTGCGGCATCTTGAAGGAGAAGTGACCGGTGCTGTCGGCGGTCGTGCGCCCGACTTCCTGGTTGCCCAGATAGATGACGACCCCAAACCCAGCATAGGAGGTGTCCGCAATCCCTCCCTGGATGATGGGCCTTCTCAGGTTGGTGTACCCGCTCTCCCCCGTGGAGGCCACGGCGTCCAGCGTGGGGGCTTGCAGGGATGCGGGAAACGAACCCGGCAGCGAGGAGATGGAGCCGCTCTGGCCTGGCTGGGTGCCAGCAAGCGTTCCCCCCGCTACCATCGTCGGGCGGATACAGTCCTCAGAGATACTGCTCGCTTGCAAGAGCACACGACCTCCACCGCCTCCACCGCCCGTGCCTGGCTTGGTGCCGCCTGCGGGGGTGGACGTTGTGCCGCCTTTTCCGCCCGCAGCCATGATAAGGTCGGCGCTGGTGCATGAGAGGGCTCCCGTCAACCTCAACACAATGGTTCCTCCCGCCCCGCCGCCGCCGCCGCCGCCCAAGCCCTGGGAGTCCGCTTTCGAACCCTCAGCACCGGAGGCATTGATGCTGGCTTGGCTATTGATGGTCAGGCTCTTGGCCCGGATGAAGATAAGGCCTCCTCCCGCGCCTCCATGCGCTGGATCGGTTACCTGATTCCCATGGCCGCTCCCGCCTCCTCCTCCGAAGGTGAGACGCTCAAGTATCGAGTAGACAAGGGACACGCCGCCCATTCCGCCTACATCCCGTGGGGTGCTTTCGGCCGACAGTCCGCCTTTGCCCCCACTCCCCGCATTCCCTCCACCACCTCCACCGGAACGAAGGCACACACCGCCACCCGCACCGTTCGCGAAATTGCCAAGCCCGGCCCAGTTGGTGACGGTAGGATCGGAGGCATTCGCGTAATGCGTGATGTCTATTCCCTCACCCTTCTGTGCATGCAGCGGGGATTCTCCGGACTCACCGCTGCAGCCGGTGCTGGGAGTAAGGAGATTGTCCGCAAGATATTTCCCTCCGCGGAAGCCCAATCCATCAGCCCGGATGTGACCATTGATGGTGACATCTTCGGACGCGAGGAACGCGACGACGCCACCCGTTTTCCCATCCCAGTCCTTCGCCTTGATCGTGCCGAACTTCTTCTCCCCGCCATTGGCGTTCAAAGTGACTTTTCTGTACTCAGGCACGAGGACGACCTGCGTCACCTTGGCGGCGTAGGAACGGACAAGCGGTTTTTCGAGCTTCAGGATGGAGACCGTCGTACCCGCCGCCAACCGGGCGAACTCCCAATGCCCGACCTCGGACGTACTGATGTCCAGTGGCGTGGTCATCTTGGTCTGGAGCACGGGAACGAGCCCGGTCGTCTGCAGGACCATCACCAGATCGCCACCCCTGAAGGCGGTGGACGCCTGCCTTCCCGCGCCAGGATCTACAGTGTCGATGGAGATCTGGGTATCTCCAGGGGCGAGCGGCAACGTGACCCGGGCATAGGAGTTGACGGTGATGCTGCTGTTCGCATCGACCGTCAGATCGTCAGCTTCCAAGACACCTTCTCCCAGGCCGAACGTGTCTGGCTCGGCCTGGGAGGGGCTGGCGGCGAGAAGCACCAGCGCCAGCAGTGCCTGAGTGTACGCGCGTCTCATGTTTTCGTATCTCCTGCGCCCCTTCGCCTGGATGTGGTGCGCTGCTCGTGCGTGCTCGATCCGCCTCATCATGGTCCTCGTCCGTGGCGGCCCCCCCCTGGGGCGACTCCGGCAGGGGAGGTTACCTCAGAAAGGCCATGGGCTTCACGGGGACCGGGCGGCAGAGACCTCCCGGACGAGAGGAGGACCACCGCCATCGGGAGACCCACCCGGGTCGCCCCCGAGCAGGTGAAGGCTTCACCGGCAGTTGGTGATGGGCGTCTCGGTGTTGCCGGTGTTGCGCGCGTCGCGCTGGAATTTGGGCCACGGGGCGTTCCGCTCCAGACCCGCACTATCGACGACGAGGGCGTACATCTTGCCATCGATGGAGGGCACGTACAGCACACCCTTAGGCGCTTCGGTGGGGGCCCCATCCGGGCCGCGCGCGCAGTCCAGGGCGGGAGTGGCCTGCGCGCGGCCCACGCTATCGCTGAGCCTCCAGTGCAGCGCCAGGTTGTCCGTGCTCCACGCCGACACCTCGCCGCTGCTGGCGGAGGGACCGGTGGCGGAGGCCGTGTAGAGCAGGCCCGAAGCCCCCACGATGGGAGATGACGGGAAGCTCCCCGCGTTCGGCACGACGACCCGAGGCATGGAGCCAAAGAACTCGACCGACGTCAACTCCGCGCTTCCTGTTGCGACATCTCTGCCAAAGAACACGACCTTGCCCGGTCCCACGGCCAGGTTGCGCACCGGGGCTCTTCCCTTCTCGGGATTGGGGAAGATCCAGCTGCCCAAAGTCGAGTCCTGCCGCGTGAAGGTAATGACACCTCCAATCTGCGGATCATCATCCCACAGTGCTCCAATGCCGAAGGTGTCGTCCACGATCGCCAGCGCTGCGAGGTGCCCGTCGCGGTTGGTGGGGGATGCTCTCGGGAGCGATACGAACGAGCCATACGGGTCGTTGATGTAGTGGTTGATCTCCGCGATATCTGGATAGGGGTCCGAGAGGTAGAACGAACCGAAATAGAGGTCATCACCCGTCGAGACGATGCCCGCCCCCGGCGCCACATGGCCCGCGGTGCCGAAGATGCATCGGCGGGACGGGTTGGACGAGTCGGGCCGCAGCGTGACAGGCGTGTTGTCGTCGGGGCTGCTGAACATCGCCATCACTGCTTCGACGGGAGCCGCATCATCGCTGGCCTGGGTGCGCAGGAGCGTGAGGGTCGACAGGAGGGGTACTCCGGCGAGGTACGCCTTACACTGGAGCAGCGTCGCGCCGTTGGCATCCAGGGCGTACAGGTATCCGAAGTCCGTGCTGGAAGTGGGCCCCCTCCCCACATAGACGCGCTCGGTCCCATTGGTGGAGCTGCCCACGGTCAGGTTGGTCTTCACGGGGCCCAGCGGGGCCGTCCACTTGATCGAGCCCTCGGGGTTGAGGGCGAAGACCTTGCCGGCGGCATCGTCGGTGCCGAAATAGATGGTTCCCTTCTCTCCGATGGCGGGGCTGGTGTGGATGGGCCCGGAGGCTCCATCGAATGCCCACTTCCAGCGCGTCACGGGGATGGTGCCGTTGGCCTGGCGCTCGTTGCCCACCTTGTCCTTCGCCGCCACCTCGACCTGGAAATTGCCGCGAAAGGCCTCGAGTCCCGGACGCCACAGGGGCACGTCCACCGTGCCGCAGTAGGCCTTGGTGCACGGGGTCCCCTGCTTCACCGCGAGGTCCGTCACGTCCGTACCGCCATCGTGTCCCCTGACCACCACCCGCAGGCCCGCCGGATCAATGTCCGCCGACTCCGATTCCACCCGCACCGTCACGGTCTGGTCGCGAGGCCACGCCTTGTCCGCCAGAGGGTCCGCATAGCTGAAGCCGTCCTTGGGCTCAGCGAGCTGTGCCTCAGGCACCTGGACCGTCAGCGCTGGCGCCGTACGGTCCACCGTCACCTGGACCGATCTGCTTGGTCCCCAGGGCTCAGGGTGGGCCACCTGGAAGGTGTACGAGCCTTCCCCCGGTGGCGGCGTCCACTCGGCGCTGTACGTCCCCTCCGCCGTGCTCTGGAGCGTGATGACAGTGGGAGCCCCACCGTTGCTCGGAGCCACCGTGAGGTTCAGCTGCGACGGGTAGACGGGGCTCGCACCGGGACTGAGCTCCAACCGGGCCTGTATTTGCTGCGGACCTCCCCCTACAACGGTGTTCTCTCCCAACGTCGGGAGGATCAACGCCGCGTAGCGCGGGGAAAAGCACTGCTTCACTTCGAGGTGACAGTACTGCTCTTGAGGGCAGTTCGAGTCCTGCTCGCACTTGCCCGGAACTTCGCTGCAACCCCCGAGCGCCCCCAGCACCAACAGCGCTCCAAAGACCCTGCGCAGCCTCACGGTGGACCTCCAAACCCATTTGACGAAACAGAGGCGGGGATAGCATGGTACGGGCCGTCCACGCAGCCACCGTCCGTCAACCCGGAATTCACTAGGAATTCCGCCCTACGCCATCACGAGGATCCCTCCGTGATCCGCTCCTTCAGCTTGCGGCCTCCACACCTGCTCGCCGTCTCCCTCCTGTTCTCCCCCTTGGCCTGGGGGCAATCGGAGACCGCTGCGGTCCACCCCTGTATCGTCAAGGGAGGTAGCCCCAATACAGCCAAGAAGCTTCAGGGGGCGTGCACCCAGGCGATGGGCGCCGGTGAGGGCGTGAAGGCGACCGAGGGCTCGTGCGCTCGCAGTAGGAGCTCCAATGAGCTCTTGAGCTGCCTCGGCCGCATGGCCAGGGAGAATCAGGCCAGCCGCTCGGTCCTCGTGACCCTCGTCCTCCAGCCGGGCAACAAGGTGGGCTTCAGCGGCGTCGCCGTCAGCCCCGAGGGGAAGACGCTGGACCAGAAGGATATCCCCGCCCAGAGCGTCAAGGCTGGCCAGCCCATGGAGAACCTCGTCCAGGCCCAGGTCGATGAGCTGCGCAAGCAACTCATCCCCGCGCCTCCGCCGCCCGAGCCCAAGCAGGCGGAGACCCCGCCACCTGCTCCTTCAGCGCAGAGCGCGAAGGTGGAACAGAAGCCGCAGGGGGCGGGGAATCTGGGCGCCAGCGCGTCCGGGACGGACACGCAAGGAGCGGTTACGAGCGAGTCCACGGCGAAGCCCGAGCTGGTGCCCTCCGTGACGGAGACGCGGAAGCAGTCGCGCACCTGGAAGACGCCGGTGGCCTATGCCGCCGGAGGGACAGGGGTCGCGGCCGGAGTTCTGGCGGTCGTGTTCGCCATCCAGGCTGGCAACGCCTACGACAAGCTCGATGCCGAGTACCAGAACGGCGCTGCTCCGCCTCCGAGTCGTGCCGCCGAGGTGGCTGGCCTTCGCGACGAC contains:
- the agmC gene encoding adventurous gliding motility protein AgmC, with translation MRRAYTQALLALVLLAASPSQAEPDTFGLGEGVLEADDLTVDANSSITVNSYARVTLPLAPGDTQISIDTVDPGAGRQASTAFRGGDLVMVLQTTGLVPVLQTKMTTPLDISTSEVGHWEFARLAAGTTVSILKLEKPLVRSYAAKVTQVVLVPEYRKVTLNANGGEKKFGTIKAKDWDGKTGGVVAFLASEDVTINGHIRADGLGFRGGKYLADNLLTPSTGCSGESGESPLHAQKGEGIDITHYANASDPTVTNWAGLGNFANGAGGGVCLRSGGGGGGNAGSGGKGGLSAESTPRDVGGMGGVSLVYSILERLTFGGGGGSGHGNQVTDPAHGGAGGGLIFIRAKSLTINSQASINASGAEGSKADSQGLGGGGGGGAGGTIVLRLTGALSCTSADLIMAAGGKGGTTSTPAGGTKPGTGGGGGGGRVLLQASSISEDCIRPTMVAGGTLAGTQPGQSGSISSLPGSFPASLQAPTLDAVASTGESGYTNLRRPIIQGGIADTSYAGFGVVIYLGNQEVGRTTADSTGHFSFKMPQNLVDGEYQVSAAFAHQGVQSPKSPPRSFVVDGTPPANPVVDLLAQRAADENMLIGRPDLDASDKLSISGRAEPGSTVTVVQTRPDFSATESGVVDALGKWKVSITQPPDVDTTEYTLSMTAKDKAYNSSPSSTTLTFRLDTRRPGVPVVQTVGDVTAGGSVPVNSLRPVLQGTADSGNRVVVTLTRTGAGSESPQTLETTSSSGTWKVVPSAPLTDAATYSIDVKAYDQANNERSGTPKTFSVDVTAPSVLTITSVGAKTREPREGMLIGGPDLASSNLSIGGKVDSGSTVTVKQLRPSSTPATTATVSSDNWNVSLAMPADTAPTAYTLEVTAEDAAKNKKTMTLNFTLDTQKPAAPTVSAVAGVAPYTSCAVSPTRFVTNKQPLIQGTGEVRGTVNMTLAPAYDVPPTVVNGTSGTGNWSASPTSDSLLDGYYTLTVKLTDEAGNESPTATYCFQLDATAPPKPDSIVFVTTTPSGTTTTPAVNGMLIGRALLTNVNDAVVSGELVPNGTLSISGNSSGTRVHLKLIPKNPAMPVSDSVLTDVSGTWNKSWTGLVSGSYAVEARAEDAASNLGDPETIFFDLDLVPPKVSFTKLPDGITASKDAVFGFKPSESVQKYRCTIKETSGPTTSLDDCSNPLFHTVARAGEYTIQVWAKDLAGNETFTTVSAPIPADMAAPTYTWKVDDNQPLAKILNWDTAVLGKEMLPVENGGGTSKDSVAFVIQADKDNMQIGCKREGQTDWTEPCCTDAELIKDVAPATPERPICIKSYSAPELAEGDHVFSVKAYSRDLGVETPESARVTYSWFVDKQSPLTLITTPQLDWVSADYLQVNLVTPNEPKGVERYDYELNGASSTTTNSYIVINFPKAGGDKPYTLKIKAIDKAGNVEEKAVERSWTVDRLAPAAPIVQLPQEGGRYKDLTLSGTTAIEDAYSTISFYLDPENDDVEGTLIGTTTADGEGKWNLVIASDKKPADGLHVIKAKATDRAGNTDTTSRSTAIRFILDNVPPVVNITGPDKNTSNRSAEFNITANEEGVTFQCKLDIEEEPQNCGTQVTFTDLLEGPHTLNVYAVDQAGNRRETSYSWSIYLGNDIRAEGGGLGCSSASAGPSMLWLLGILGLLLKASQHRGSKQ
- a CDS encoding PQQ-binding-like beta-propeller repeat protein, which produces MRLRRVFGALLVLGALGGCSEVPGKCEQDSNCPQEQYCHLEVKQCFSPRYAALILPTLGENTVVGGGPQQIQARLELSPGASPVYPSQLNLTVAPSNGGAPTVITLQSTAEGTYSAEWTPPPGEGSYTFQVAHPEPWGPSRSVQVTVDRTAPALTVQVPEAQLAEPKDGFSYADPLADKAWPRDQTVTVRVESESADIDPAGLRVVVRGHDGGTDVTDLAVKQGTPCTKAYCGTVDVPLWRPGLEAFRGNFQVEVAAKDKVGNERQANGTIPVTRWKWAFDGASGPIHTSPAIGEKGTIYFGTDDAAGKVFALNPEGSIKWTAPLGPVKTNLTVGSSTNGTERVYVGRGPTSSTDFGYLYALDANGATLLQCKAYLAGVPLLSTLTLLRTQASDDAAPVEAVMAMFSSPDDNTPVTLRPDSSNPSRRCIFGTAGHVAPGAGIVSTGDDLYFGSFYLSDPYPDIAEINHYINDPYGSFVSLPRASPTNRDGHLAALAIVDDTFGIGALWDDDPQIGGVITFTRQDSTLGSWIFPNPEKGRAPVRNLAVGPGKVVFFGRDVATGSAELTSVEFFGSMPRVVVPNAGSFPSSPIVGASGLLYTASATGPSASSGEVSAWSTDNLALHWRLSDSVGRAQATPALDCARGPDGAPTEAPKGVLYVPSIDGKMYALVVDSAGLERNAPWPKFQRDARNTGNTETPITNCR